Proteins co-encoded in one Scylla paramamosain isolate STU-SP2022 unplaced genomic scaffold, ASM3559412v1 Contig4, whole genome shotgun sequence genomic window:
- the LOC135096406 gene encoding uncharacterized protein LOC135096406, with protein sequence MGVLDLDARSCRTDSSDKSSGILGGFSRRNSFGPDKDLNSKGRKPRGSVHDSFALLSHSDHHSLTAKRRGGSSSGTTPLQNKQENDELYEGLKRAQMSRLDDQRGTEINFELPDFLKNDQPQDKTSPRALAEQLLARLECSFPEGVVGAPGGVLLPRPPRGMGGCLPRLSPPATSANTTLVAGDLGDLGGDLGDDLGGDLRGDLRGDLGGDLGGILGGIRSG encoded by the exons ATGGGAGTCCTGGATTTGGACGCGCGATCTTGCAGG ACGGACAGCAGTGATAAGTCTTCCGGAATCCTTGGTGGATTTAGCAGAAGAAACTCCTTTGGACCcgacaag GACTTAAACAGCAAAGGACGCAAACCCAGGGGAAGTGTTCACGACAGTTTTGCTTTGCTCTCCCACTCCGACCACCACTCCCTTACAGCCAAGAGGcgaggcggcagcagcagcggcaccaCACCCTTGCAgaacaaacaggaaaatgatG aGCTCTACGAGGGCCTCAAACGAGCGCAGATGAGCCGACTGGACGATCAGAGAGGGACGGAAATTAATTTTGAACTCCCAGACTTCTTGAAAAATGACCAGCCACAG GACAAGACGTCTCCCCGGGCGTTAGCGGAGCAGCTGCTGGCGCGGCTGGAGTGCAGCTTTCCGGAGGGCGTGGTGGGGGCGCCGGGGGGAGTACTTCTCCCTCGCCCACCCCGAGGTATGGGGGGCTGCCTTCCCCGTCTCTCCCCCCCCGCCACCTCCGCCAACACAACACTGGTGGCTGGGGACCTCGGTGACCTCGGGGGTGACCTGGGGGATGACCTTGGGGGTGACCTCAGGGGTGACCTCAGGGGTGACCTCGGGGGTGACCTTGGGGGGATCTTGGGGGGAATTAGATCTGGATGA
- the LOC135096405 gene encoding LOW QUALITY PROTEIN: uncharacterized protein LOC135096405 (The sequence of the model RefSeq protein was modified relative to this genomic sequence to represent the inferred CDS: inserted 1 base in 1 codon), translated as MASSVAGGFGGGSRGAHGGQGGISPLLAALDFSVQWVLCGAAVLLKTEKFYDLAGSGTFILLAYLNYKRNGTGHPRQLVQTGCVCVWALRLGLFLFTRVMKTGKDRRFKEALQKPSLMFVFWTMQGAWVLVTLLPTLLGVKATRQPXLGHRDYLGWGLWGVGFLLEVAADYQKTVFRNDPHNKDKFITSGLWSLSRHPNYLGEIFLWFGLYISSSACLSGWEHLAVLCPLLDYLLITQVSGIPPLEKYGAAKWGRLQQYRDYIANTPRLLPFMG; from the exons aTGGCATCATCAGTGGCGGGGGGCTTTGGCGGTGGTTCACGGGGGGCGCATGGGGGGCAGGGGGGCATCTCTCCCCTGCTGGCAGCGCTGGACTTCTCCGTGCAGTGGGTGCTGTGTGGGGCTGCTGTGTTgctgaaaactgaaaaattcTACGacttggcag GCTCCGGGACCTTCATCCTGCTTGCTTATCTTAACTACAAGAGGAATGGCACTGGGCATCCGAGACAGCTGGTGCAGACtggatgtgtgtgcgtgtgggcgCTCAG gCTCGGCTTGTTCCTCTTCACTCGTGTAATGAAAACGGGGAAAGACAGGAGATTTAAGGAGGCACTGCAGAAACCTTCCCTAATGTTCGTCTTTTGGACCATGCAAG gggcgTGGGTGCTCGTGACACTGTTGCCAACACTTCTGGGGGTCAAGGCCACCCGCCAAC CCCTGGGCCACCGAGACTACCTGGGGTGGGGCCTCTGGGGGGTGGGGTTCCTATTGGAAGTTGCTGCAGACTACCAGAAGACTGTCTTTAGAAATGACCCCCATAATAAG gATAAATTCATCACCTCTGGCTTGTGGTCTCTTTCCCGTCACCCAAACTACCTGGGGGAGATATTTTTGTGGTTTGGCCTTTACATAAGctcgtctgcctgtctgtctggctgggaGCACTTAgcag TTCTTTGCCCCCTCTTAGACTACCTACTCATCACTCAAGTGTCTGGAATCCCTCCGCTTGAGAAATACGGGGCAGCAAAATGGGGAAGACTCCAGCAATACAGGGATTATATAGCAAATACACCCCGGCTTCTACCGTTCATGGGGTGA